The genomic stretch TAAATCTTTGTTAAATTCTTAATCTATAAATGAATAATTGATTTTGTTAACATAAAAAAATGTAACTAGAGAAAAACAATAATATGACTGTAGATATTTTGGGAGGATAAAGTAATGAAAGTTGGTTTAATTGGATTAGGTAAAATGGGCTTAAATTTAGGTCAAAATTTAATGGATCATAATCACGAAGTAGTTGCATTTGATTTAAATGTAGCTGCAGTAGAAGAAATGAAAAACTTAGGTGCAATTGGTACAACAAACCTAGAAGAATTAGTTAAAAATCTTGATACTCCACGCGTACTTTGGATTATGGTACCACATGGTGTTGTTGATTCTGTTATTAATGATGTTAGACCATTCTTATCAGAGGGTGATATTGTTATTGAAGCAGGAAATTCTCACTATAAAGAATCAATTAGACGTTATAATGAATTAAAAGAACATGGCATTCGTTTCATGGATGCTGGTACTTCTGGCGGTATGGAAGGCGCTCGTAATGGTGCTTGTTATATGATTGGTGGAGACCAAGAAGCTTGGGATATTGTAGAACCAATTTTTAAAGATACTTCAGTAGAAAATGGCTACTTATATGCTGGTAAAATTGGTAGTGGACATTTCTTGAAAATGGTTCATAATGGTATCGAATACGGTATGATGGCTGCTATTGGTGAAGGTTTTGAAGTTTTAGAGAAAAGTGACTTTGATTTCGATTATGAAAAAGTTGCAAAAGTATGGAATAATGGTTCAGTTATTCGTTCTTGGTTAATGGAATTAACTGAAAATGCATTCTCTAAAGATGCAAAACTTGATGAAATTAGAGGAGTTATGCATTCTTCTGGAGAAGGAAAATGGACGATTGAAACAGCTCTAGACCTTCAAGCTGCTACACCAGTAATCGCAATGTCATTATTAATGCGTTACCGTTCTTTAGATAACGATACGTTCACTGGTAAAGTAGTTGCGGCTCTTCGTAATGAATTTGGTGGACATGCAGTTGAAAAGAAATAAATAAAGTATAAAATAAGATATATCCCTAAACAAATGGAGGAAATTGAAAATGAAATTTTTTATTGACACAGCTAACGTAGAAGACATTCAAAAAGCTTACAAAATGGGCGTCTTATCAGGTGTAACAACAAACCCATCTTTAGTAG from Arthrobacter citreus encodes the following:
- the gnd gene encoding decarboxylating 6-phosphogluconate dehydrogenase, with protein sequence MKVGLIGLGKMGLNLGQNLMDHNHEVVAFDLNVAAVEEMKNLGAIGTTNLEELVKNLDTPRVLWIMVPHGVVDSVINDVRPFLSEGDIVIEAGNSHYKESIRRYNELKEHGIRFMDAGTSGGMEGARNGACYMIGGDQEAWDIVEPIFKDTSVENGYLYAGKIGSGHFLKMVHNGIEYGMMAAIGEGFEVLEKSDFDFDYEKVAKVWNNGSVIRSWLMELTENAFSKDAKLDEIRGVMHSSGEGKWTIETALDLQAATPVIAMSLLMRYRSLDNDTFTGKVVAALRNEFGGHAVEKK